A genomic window from Chlorobium phaeobacteroides DSM 266 includes:
- a CDS encoding ABC transporter ATP-binding protein, with the protein MKTTMNGIAAPEKPLLEIRDVSKTFMKDGKEFLVLERVNLSINEGEFVCILGPTGCGKSVTLQIVAGLLEQSSGSVILDGKEEHGPGPHKGMVFQEYALLPWRTVVENVEIGLELKGISKKERRRIAEEQLDLVGLKGAESRMVHEISGGMRQRAAIARALANRPKILLMDEPFEALDALTKEEMQIQILKAWEKTKTTIFFVTHDVDEAIFLSDKLCVMDINPGRVKKIITNTLPRPRHELVCRTDKAFCEMRDQIIQLYSSLKDEELDLVF; encoded by the coding sequence ATGAAAACAACCATGAACGGCATTGCAGCACCAGAGAAACCTCTGCTTGAAATAAGGGATGTCTCCAAAACCTTTATGAAAGACGGCAAGGAGTTTCTGGTGCTTGAAAGGGTGAATCTCAGTATCAACGAGGGCGAGTTTGTCTGTATTCTCGGCCCTACCGGCTGCGGAAAGTCCGTAACGCTTCAGATTGTCGCCGGACTGCTCGAACAGTCATCCGGCAGCGTTATTCTCGACGGAAAGGAGGAGCACGGCCCGGGACCTCACAAGGGAATGGTGTTTCAGGAATATGCGCTGCTTCCCTGGAGAACGGTGGTTGAAAATGTTGAAATCGGTCTCGAACTGAAAGGCATTTCGAAAAAAGAGCGGCGTCGGATAGCCGAAGAGCAGCTTGATCTTGTGGGGCTTAAAGGCGCCGAATCGAGAATGGTGCATGAAATATCGGGGGGAATGCGTCAGCGGGCGGCTATTGCAAGGGCGCTTGCCAATCGTCCGAAGATTCTTCTGATGGACGAGCCGTTTGAAGCGCTTGATGCGCTGACAAAAGAGGAGATGCAGATACAGATTCTCAAGGCATGGGAAAAAACAAAAACCACCATTTTTTTTGTTACCCATGATGTGGACGAGGCGATTTTTCTTTCCGACAAGCTTTGCGTCATGGATATCAATCCCGGGCGCGTGAAGAAAATAATCACCAACACGCTCCCCCGTCCCCGTCACGAACTTGTCTGCAGAACAGACAAGGCGTTCTGCGAGATGCGCGATCAAATCATTCAGCTCTACTCGTCGCTCAAGGATGAAGAGCTCGATCTGGTTTTTTAA
- a CDS encoding c-type cytochrome, whose protein sequence is MKTNNAGLRPFARAVLIGSAMISGMLTGCSEKKTVETPPKEPEKTVAASNESPLKGLRLYLGYCFICHGQTGRGDGPYAASLTAKPADLTNRGYFSARTDQQIYDFISKGGIAHGKSIHMRPFGMQLTRQQIMGLVSYVRVLNEGRTVDLEKSSGNTADDIYGMSCIMCHGSDGNGDGEIARKLNIAIRPLGSKAVQDMSDQQLYAIISGGITDTARVNASYMPAWSNSLTKEQIDELVAYIRELGKP, encoded by the coding sequence ATGAAAACAAACAACGCAGGACTTCGCCCTTTTGCCCGAGCTGTTCTTATCGGCTCGGCCATGATTTCCGGTATGCTGACCGGCTGTTCAGAAAAAAAAACCGTTGAGACTCCGCCGAAAGAGCCGGAGAAGACGGTTGCGGCAAGCAATGAGAGCCCGCTGAAGGGATTGCGTCTCTATCTCGGCTACTGCTTTATCTGCCACGGGCAGACCGGCAGGGGCGACGGGCCCTATGCCGCATCATTGACGGCAAAGCCTGCGGATCTGACCAACAGAGGCTATTTTTCGGCACGGACAGATCAGCAGATCTATGATTTTATCAGCAAGGGAGGTATTGCTCACGGCAAGTCGATACACATGCGCCCCTTCGGCATGCAGCTCACCCGCCAGCAGATCATGGGTCTTGTCTCGTACGTCAGGGTACTCAACGAGGGCCGGACGGTCGATCTCGAAAAATCTTCGGGAAACACGGCTGACGATATCTACGGCATGTCCTGTATCATGTGCCATGGCAGCGACGGAAACGGCGATGGAGAAATTGCCAGAAAACTCAATATCGCCATTCGTCCGCTTGGCAGTAAAGCCGTTCAGGATATGAGCGACCAGCAGCTTTATGCCATTATTTCGGGAGGCATTACCGATACCGCCAGGGTCAATGCGAGCTATATGCCGGCATGGAGCAACAGTCTGACAAAAGAGCAGATCGACGAGCTTGTTGCCTATATCCGTGAACTTGGAAAGCCGTGA
- a CDS encoding anaerobic carbon-monoxide dehydrogenase catalytic subunit, with protein sequence MAEERIYRYDDELTGSRNAPQYQPGMSLKERIKLVHRLNYSKEEVIKHTANKAVAEMVEHMDKEAISNTFDRFAQQHPQCGYGLTGACCAFCSYGPCRVTEKTLYSVCGKDVDLIVAGNALRRLASGMAAHGAHAREVFIALKAAAEGSAPIPIKCPEKGVAVARALGIETEGKTIEAICGEIADIFIDDLQRSLPKRHETLHALAPKERAELWERLGIIPISAYHECFEVNNLTSHGTDSDFESHMQAFLRTVLAYAITTVTSTSLATDIVYGLPRRSKLNVNLGSIVPDGCVNIGINGHAPMVAFAICDIVGTPKIMEKVKRAGADTIRLYGMCCTGGEFIERDLNIPLVAMASSAEMAVATGAFDAIVVDQQDVLPGMMHVARQFHTRVITTSPSGRKEGAIVLELDYYLKNLDKIYELAEEILDIAIDNYRNRESKKVHVPNIRAKVELGFSVEEVMKLFNGSMPDKKIHGLAALLKAGKIRGIVNFGSCGNVRGAVFERNQIIIAKQLIKNDVLVTAHGCSGMGLLFAGLAHPDASVLCGTGLREVVQAKDIPPVLHVGACTDSTRASQIMAYTANAAAQPNPAMPFAMVAADPAAEKTMGARYAFVLNGIETYSCVQDNTLASDRFIDYVSNRLRTIVGAAMNWNPDPYRTSEDILCMLDEKRAALGWPVRDYTIGTKEEIEDKIPDTVEIGRSICTII encoded by the coding sequence ATGGCCGAAGAGAGAATATACCGATACGATGACGAACTGACCGGTTCGCGCAACGCTCCGCAGTATCAGCCGGGAATGTCGCTTAAAGAGAGGATCAAGCTTGTTCACCGGCTTAACTACAGCAAGGAGGAGGTGATAAAGCATACGGCCAATAAAGCCGTAGCCGAGATGGTTGAACATATGGACAAGGAGGCGATCAGCAATACCTTTGATCGCTTTGCGCAGCAGCATCCGCAATGCGGCTACGGACTTACCGGCGCGTGCTGCGCCTTCTGCTCTTACGGGCCCTGCCGGGTAACGGAAAAAACGCTCTATTCGGTTTGCGGCAAGGATGTCGATCTCATCGTGGCAGGCAATGCCCTGCGACGTCTTGCCTCCGGTATGGCAGCGCATGGCGCACATGCGAGGGAGGTATTTATCGCCCTCAAAGCGGCGGCGGAAGGCAGCGCTCCCATCCCGATCAAATGCCCGGAAAAAGGGGTCGCCGTAGCGCGGGCGCTCGGCATTGAAACGGAGGGAAAAACCATTGAGGCCATCTGTGGAGAGATTGCCGATATTTTCATTGACGATCTGCAGCGCTCGCTTCCCAAAAGGCACGAGACGCTCCATGCGCTTGCGCCGAAAGAGCGCGCGGAGCTGTGGGAAAGGCTCGGCATCATACCAATCAGTGCCTATCACGAGTGTTTCGAGGTCAATAATCTTACCAGTCACGGCACCGATTCCGATTTTGAAAGCCATATGCAGGCTTTTCTTCGAACGGTTCTTGCCTATGCCATCACCACCGTTACCAGCACGTCGCTTGCCACCGATATTGTCTACGGGCTTCCCCGGCGTTCAAAGCTCAATGTCAATCTCGGCAGCATTGTTCCTGACGGCTGCGTCAACATCGGCATCAACGGGCACGCACCGATGGTCGCCTTTGCTATCTGCGATATTGTCGGCACGCCGAAAATCATGGAAAAGGTAAAGAGAGCCGGTGCGGATACTATCAGGCTGTACGGCATGTGTTGTACCGGCGGAGAGTTTATTGAACGCGACCTCAACATCCCTCTTGTCGCCATGGCCTCTTCGGCTGAGATGGCGGTTGCTACAGGCGCATTTGATGCCATCGTTGTTGATCAGCAGGATGTGCTGCCGGGAATGATGCACGTAGCCCGTCAGTTTCATACCAGGGTCATCACCACCTCGCCTTCCGGACGGAAAGAGGGGGCGATTGTGCTTGAACTTGACTACTACCTGAAGAATCTCGATAAAATCTATGAGCTTGCCGAAGAGATTCTCGATATCGCCATTGATAATTATCGCAACAGGGAGAGTAAAAAAGTTCATGTGCCCAATATCAGGGCAAAGGTTGAGCTTGGGTTCAGCGTTGAAGAGGTCATGAAGCTCTTTAACGGTTCGATGCCCGATAAAAAAATACATGGTCTCGCAGCGCTTCTCAAAGCCGGAAAAATCCGGGGTATCGTGAACTTCGGATCATGCGGCAACGTTCGCGGCGCCGTGTTCGAGAGGAACCAGATCATTATTGCCAAACAGCTCATAAAAAATGATGTGCTGGTCACTGCCCATGGCTGCTCAGGAATGGGGCTCCTCTTTGCCGGCCTTGCTCACCCCGACGCCTCCGTGTTATGCGGCACAGGGCTGCGGGAGGTAGTGCAGGCCAAGGATATTCCCCCGGTTCTGCATGTCGGCGCCTGTACTGACAGCACCAGAGCCAGTCAGATCATGGCTTATACGGCCAATGCCGCCGCACAGCCCAATCCTGCCATGCCGTTTGCCATGGTTGCAGCCGATCCGGCAGCGGAAAAAACCATGGGCGCGAGGTACGCCTTTGTTCTTAACGGCATCGAAACCTACTCCTGCGTGCAGGACAACACGCTGGCTTCGGATCGATTTATCGATTACGTCAGCAACAGGCTGCGGACGATCGTCGGCGCGGCAATGAACTGGAACCCCGATCCCTATCGTACCAGCGAAGATATTCTCTGCATGCTTGACGAGAAACGAGCCGCTCTTGGATGGCCGGTTCGTGACTATACGATAGGGACAAAAGAGGAGATAGAGGACAAGATTCCCGATACCGTTGAAATCGGTCGCTCGATCTGTACGATCATCTGA
- the mazG gene encoding nucleoside triphosphate pyrophosphohydrolase: MPIPRNTTTEERKAAILAKRERSLSEHFERVVSLVDVLRNECPWDRKQTPASLAHLLLEESYELVHAIDENDDIELKKELGDLFLHLCFQVILAEETQKFTFSDVFEALSAKLIGRHPHVFGDTVADTEQEVLKNWETLKLQEGRKKLLDGVPKAMSELLRAYRVQKKVSGVGFDWQNDEGVLDKLVEEIAELKNAATKEEQEEEFGDLLFTVVNYSRFIGANPEDALRKATNKFMKRFEAVEATVQQSGRNWQAFSAEELDLLWQKAKNEL; the protein is encoded by the coding sequence ATGCCGATACCCCGGAACACTACTACAGAAGAACGGAAAGCCGCCATTCTCGCAAAAAGGGAACGCTCGCTCAGCGAACATTTCGAACGGGTGGTAAGCCTTGTTGATGTCCTGCGCAACGAATGCCCGTGGGATCGGAAGCAGACGCCCGCTTCGCTTGCCCATCTCCTGCTTGAGGAGAGCTATGAGCTGGTTCACGCCATTGACGAAAACGACGATATCGAGCTGAAAAAGGAGCTTGGCGACCTCTTTCTCCACCTCTGCTTTCAGGTTATCCTTGCCGAAGAAACGCAAAAATTCACCTTTTCAGACGTTTTCGAAGCCTTGTCGGCAAAACTGATCGGCCGTCACCCGCATGTCTTCGGCGATACCGTTGCCGACACCGAACAGGAGGTGCTGAAAAACTGGGAAACGCTGAAACTTCAGGAGGGACGAAAAAAGCTGCTTGACGGGGTGCCGAAAGCCATGTCGGAGCTCCTTCGCGCATACCGGGTGCAGAAAAAGGTGTCGGGTGTCGGGTTCGACTGGCAGAACGACGAGGGCGTGCTCGATAAACTCGTCGAAGAGATTGCCGAGCTGAAAAACGCAGCGACAAAGGAGGAACAGGAGGAGGAGTTCGGCGACCTGCTCTTTACCGTCGTGAACTACAGCCGGTTTATTGGTGCAAACCCTGAAGACGCCCTGCGAAAGGCAACCAACAAGTTCATGAAACGGTTTGAGGCCGTCGAAGCAACGGTACAGCAATCAGGCCGGAACTGGCAGGCGTTCTCCGCTGAAGAACTCGACCTGCTCTGGCAGAAAGCCAAGAATGAGCTGTAG
- a CDS encoding SDR family oxidoreductase yields MELKGSIAVVTGSSTGIGYHTARLLLEKGAEVYGLSRRATAVRHDRFHWLQCDVTIAEEIDRAFDAVLERHGCVDILVNNAGFGLFGDLETLQPDEWHRLLATNLTAVFLCTRRVIPSMKERRRGMILNIGSVAGKRGFKGGAAYSATKFAINGLSESLMDDLREFGIRVSCVNPGSVETEFFDRAGMQPKKAMDPAHLAGFLVSIIELPDSMLPDQITVRPL; encoded by the coding sequence ATGGAACTCAAGGGAAGCATTGCTGTCGTTACCGGCTCAAGCACGGGGATCGGCTACCATACCGCCCGCTTGCTGCTTGAAAAAGGTGCGGAAGTTTACGGCCTCAGCCGCCGCGCGACGGCAGTCAGGCACGACCGGTTTCACTGGCTGCAGTGCGATGTAACCATCGCGGAGGAGATCGACCGGGCATTTGATGCCGTGCTCGAACGGCACGGTTGCGTTGATATTCTCGTCAACAATGCCGGGTTCGGCCTGTTCGGCGATCTTGAAACGCTTCAGCCGGACGAGTGGCATCGACTATTGGCCACCAATCTTACGGCTGTTTTTCTCTGTACCAGGCGGGTGATTCCATCGATGAAAGAACGCAGGCGGGGGATGATTCTCAACATCGGTTCCGTTGCCGGAAAGCGCGGTTTTAAAGGCGGCGCGGCATACAGCGCCACCAAGTTCGCCATCAACGGCTTGTCCGAATCGCTCATGGATGATCTTCGCGAGTTCGGCATCAGGGTATCGTGCGTCAATCCCGGGTCTGTCGAGACGGAATTTTTCGATCGTGCCGGCATGCAACCAAAAAAGGCTATGGACCCGGCCCATCTGGCAGGGTTTCTTGTTTCGATCATTGAACTGCCGGACAGCATGCTGCCCGACCAGATCACCGTAAGGCCCTTGTAA
- the mnmE gene encoding tRNA uridine-5-carboxymethylaminomethyl(34) synthesis GTPase MnmE — MQQETGIHPIVQCDPIAAIATPLGVGALAVVRISGATAFDIAGRVFRKARDPHQPLSETPGYTAHFGRLYDGLTLIDEVIALVFRSPSSFTAEDMVEFTCHGGPVVTRHVLQLLLDNGCRLAEPGEFTRRAFLNGKIDLLQAEAIGEMIHARSESAYRTAVIQMKGDLSATLGALREKLLRSCALLELELDFSEEDVEFQSREELRVEIASLQSEVARLVDSYQHGRLLTEGVATVIAGRPNAGKSTLLNTLLGEERAIVSHMPGTTRDYIEECFIHDKTMFRLTDTAGLRETGEEIEHEGVRRSRMKMAEADLLLYLLDLSREGMAEEIKEIVALKAAHASSKFLVVANKIDLVPDATTLLCRLGEEAGCEAIGISARQKLGIDELKSRMSSMVEGLDKLHEASVLVTSLRHYEALRNAGDALRNAQNLLDEQADTELIAFELRAALDYVGEITGKVVNEEILHAIFERFCIGK; from the coding sequence ATGCAGCAGGAGACCGGCATCCACCCGATAGTTCAGTGCGACCCCATTGCCGCCATTGCCACCCCTCTCGGCGTTGGCGCTCTTGCCGTTGTGCGTATCAGCGGCGCAACGGCCTTCGATATTGCAGGTCGTGTTTTCAGAAAAGCCCGCGATCCGCACCAGCCCCTCTCCGAAACGCCCGGATATACCGCTCATTTCGGCAGGTTGTACGACGGCCTGACGCTGATCGACGAGGTGATCGCGCTGGTGTTCCGTTCTCCCTCCTCCTTTACGGCCGAGGATATGGTCGAATTCACCTGCCATGGAGGCCCGGTTGTAACCCGGCATGTTCTCCAGCTTCTGCTTGACAACGGATGCCGACTGGCGGAACCCGGAGAGTTCACCCGCAGAGCCTTTCTCAACGGCAAGATCGATCTTCTCCAGGCCGAGGCTATCGGAGAGATGATTCACGCCCGTTCGGAATCGGCATACCGCACCGCCGTTATCCAGATGAAGGGCGATCTGTCGGCAACCCTCGGAGCCCTGCGCGAAAAGCTGCTCCGCTCCTGCGCCCTTCTTGAGCTCGAACTGGATTTCAGCGAAGAGGATGTCGAGTTCCAGAGCCGCGAAGAGCTGAGGGTTGAGATTGCCTCATTGCAGAGCGAGGTTGCCAGGCTTGTTGATTCCTACCAGCACGGCAGGCTGCTCACCGAAGGCGTGGCCACGGTGATCGCCGGCAGGCCGAATGCCGGAAAGTCAACGCTGCTCAACACCCTGCTCGGCGAAGAGCGGGCCATCGTGAGCCACATGCCCGGCACCACGCGTGACTATATCGAAGAGTGCTTTATTCACGATAAAACCATGTTCCGCCTTACCGATACCGCGGGTTTGCGTGAAACCGGGGAGGAGATCGAGCACGAAGGCGTTCGCCGCAGCCGGATGAAAATGGCCGAAGCCGATCTGCTGCTCTATCTCCTTGATCTCAGCCGGGAGGGCATGGCAGAGGAGATCAAGGAGATCGTCGCTTTGAAAGCAGCCCATGCGTCCTCGAAATTTCTGGTGGTCGCCAACAAGATCGACCTTGTGCCCGACGCGACAACCCTGCTTTGCAGGCTCGGCGAGGAGGCCGGCTGCGAGGCGATCGGTATTTCAGCGAGGCAGAAGCTCGGCATTGACGAGCTGAAAAGCCGTATGAGCAGTATGGTTGAGGGGCTCGACAAGCTGCACGAAGCAAGCGTGCTCGTAACCAGCCTTCGCCACTACGAAGCGCTGCGCAACGCCGGCGATGCGCTCCGAAACGCGCAGAATCTCCTGGACGAACAGGCGGATACCGAGCTGATCGCCTTCGAACTGCGCGCAGCACTCGACTATGTTGGCGAGATCACCGGAAAGGTGGTCAATGAAGAGATTCTTCATGCGATTTTCGAGCGGTTCTGCATCGGCAAGTAA
- a CDS encoding rhodanese-like domain-containing protein: MSTIRDVTPRDSFAMIQKGALLVDVREPHEVARKSFDVPDSMLIPLSQLHKRFKEIPAKRQTVIACRSGNRSVTAVRFLMSHGYSKAVNLQDGIIRWEKEGLPVRRPLKQKSGSWFTRLFGRKSPVQ, encoded by the coding sequence ATGAGCACGATACGCGATGTCACACCCCGGGACTCCTTTGCCATGATACAAAAAGGGGCACTGCTTGTCGATGTCCGTGAACCGCATGAAGTTGCGCGAAAATCATTCGATGTTCCCGACAGCATGCTGATTCCTTTAAGCCAGTTACATAAACGCTTCAAGGAGATACCGGCGAAACGCCAGACCGTTATCGCCTGTCGAAGCGGCAACCGCAGCGTGACGGCTGTTCGTTTTCTGATGAGCCACGGGTACAGCAAAGCTGTCAATTTGCAGGACGGGATTATTCGCTGGGAAAAAGAGGGGCTTCCGGTCAGAAGACCGCTGAAACAAAAAAGCGGATCCTGGTTCACCCGGTTGTTCGGCAGAAAGAGCCCGGTTCAATGA
- a CDS encoding DUF169 domain-containing protein, translated as MTPEQLSQTLVTSEELVYHPIAVKFVTSLSELPEGIHKFGASSGERLPKSFLCAMWGDCLRGAAPFYTTREHQLCGGGAIAAGFGSLLPLEVAEKFMIGDGKLFGTMKALRCSMESTMPFEDGEFEAQIIGPLSAMNNDTLRPDVVLIVCKPYQGQHILRAYGFDSGELVHGIAGGSTCEMVSSYVKKTGKPTFTLGDTGGNAGLSLEPDELLLAFPYDKLETAVSNLSRICRTSTMHRHTIVHER; from the coding sequence ATGACTCCAGAGCAATTGTCGCAAACACTGGTAACAAGCGAAGAACTTGTCTACCATCCGATAGCTGTCAAATTTGTTACTTCGCTCAGTGAGCTGCCTGAAGGAATACATAAATTCGGCGCCTCTTCAGGGGAGCGGCTTCCAAAATCATTTCTCTGCGCCATGTGGGGCGACTGTCTCAGGGGAGCAGCACCATTCTACACAACCAGAGAGCACCAGCTCTGCGGCGGCGGAGCAATAGCGGCAGGCTTCGGGAGCCTTCTGCCGCTCGAAGTTGCAGAGAAATTCATGATCGGTGACGGGAAACTGTTCGGAACGATGAAAGCCCTTCGCTGCTCCATGGAATCAACCATGCCGTTCGAAGATGGAGAGTTTGAAGCACAGATCATAGGCCCTCTTTCTGCCATGAATAACGATACCCTTAGGCCCGATGTGGTGCTGATCGTCTGCAAGCCCTATCAGGGACAGCACATCCTGCGGGCTTACGGCTTCGACAGCGGCGAACTGGTACATGGCATAGCCGGCGGATCGACCTGTGAGATGGTGTCAAGCTATGTCAAAAAAACCGGAAAACCCACCTTCACGCTTGGCGACACCGGCGGCAATGCCGGCCTCTCCCTCGAGCCCGATGAACTGCTTCTTGCCTTTCCATACGACAAGCTCGAAACAGCCGTCAGCAATCTCTCCCGAATATGCCGCACATCGACCATGCACAGGCATACCATCGTTCACGAGCGCTGA
- a CDS encoding SDR family NAD(P)-dependent oxidoreductase codes for MKRVIIIGATSGIGRALASLYIAEGWTTGLCGRRTAFLEDLRSVAGKQVLVRAMDVTDTVAARKVFVELVQVMGGVDLVIISAGTGYLDPSFPWEKELETLKTNVTGFAAIAHAAFEVFRHQGFGHLAGISSIAAIRGGSVPAYHASKAFVSNYLQGVRCLAAASGLQIHVTDILPGFVDTAMAKGDGLFWVASPEKAALQIFRAISKKKYRVCITKRWQIIAILLRVMPSGVYNGLLCRKKGKVDRGM; via the coding sequence ATGAAACGGGTAATCATCATTGGTGCGACGAGCGGCATTGGCAGAGCGCTTGCATCGCTTTACATCGCTGAAGGGTGGACGACCGGGCTTTGCGGCAGGCGAACGGCGTTTCTCGAAGATCTGCGATCTGTTGCCGGCAAGCAAGTTCTGGTAAGGGCGATGGATGTTACTGATACCGTGGCTGCCCGCAAGGTGTTCGTGGAGCTTGTTCAGGTGATGGGCGGCGTTGATCTGGTTATTATTTCTGCTGGTACTGGCTATCTTGATCCGTCTTTTCCATGGGAAAAGGAGCTTGAAACGCTGAAGACAAACGTTACCGGTTTTGCGGCAATTGCACATGCGGCTTTCGAGGTTTTCCGTCATCAGGGTTTCGGGCATCTTGCGGGTATTTCATCCATAGCTGCGATCAGAGGGGGATCCGTTCCTGCCTATCATGCATCGAAAGCGTTTGTTTCGAATTATCTGCAGGGTGTCCGCTGTCTTGCTGCGGCAAGCGGTCTTCAGATCCATGTAACGGATATTCTTCCGGGCTTTGTGGATACGGCAATGGCAAAGGGTGATGGTCTGTTCTGGGTTGCTTCACCGGAAAAAGCGGCTCTCCAGATTTTCAGGGCGATCAGCAAAAAGAAATACCGGGTCTGTATAACGAAGCGTTGGCAGATCATCGCAATACTGTTACGGGTGATGCCCAGCGGAGTTTATAACGGCCTTCTATGCAGGAAAAAGGGAAAAGTTGACAGGGGGATGTGA
- a CDS encoding ATP-binding protein yields MPCSAPWMSCSYHQVQREYKRLLSAHLLVINDIKIFPLEKSVAAGLFLLVNQLHEQTSFIITTNTKPKEWAEMPGNEVLATALPDRLPYKCEVIKLTGKSYRLKHRTIIFEQQQSPEGGGSRKKKQLSLQNEAGHHLKMT; encoded by the coding sequence ATGCCCTGTTCCGCACCATGGATGAGCTGTTCATACCATCAGGTTCAAAGAGAGTACAAACGATTGCTGAGTGCGCATCTGCTGGTTATCAACGACATCAAGATCTTCCCGCTTGAAAAAAGTGTTGCCGCCGGGCTGTTCCTGCTTGTCAACCAGCTTCATGAACAGACATCATTCATCATTACCACCAACACAAAACCGAAAGAGTGGGCAGAGATGCCTGGTAACGAGGTTCTTGCTACGGCATTGCCTGATCGTCTGCCCTACAAATGCGAAGTCATCAAACTGACCGGAAAAAGCTACCGGCTCAAACACCGGACAATCATCTTCGAACAACAACAATCGCCTGAAGGAGGAGGCTCCCGTAAAAAAAAGCAGCTGTCACTTCAAAACGAAGCAGGACATCATTTAAAAATGACATAA
- a CDS encoding restriction endonuclease: MLHGRARRQDNACRAKAITATVEDQLEKNPAIKVYGKLPEWFRIPSPLDTCHPDWAVLVVMDGEERMRFVVDTKSGLFADDPGDRESAKSE, translated from the coding sequence GTGCTTCATGGCAGAGCCCGCAGGCAAGATAACGCTTGTCGGGCCAAGGCAATTACCGCAACTGTTGAAGATCAGTTAGAGAAAAATCCGGCCATCAAGGTTTATGGAAAGCTGCCGGAATGGTTCAGGATTCCCTCGCCGCTCGATACATGCCATCCAGACTGGGCGGTACTTGTTGTGATGGATGGAGAGGAACGAATGCGTTTTGTAGTCGATACCAAAAGCGGGTTGTTTGCCGATGATCCTGGGGACAGGGAGAGTGCGAAGAGTGAGTGA